A region from the Deltaproteobacteria bacterium genome encodes:
- a CDS encoding choice-of-anchor D domain-containing protein, whose translation MRSTTLLTTPIVLFGLALSLSVSACSCDNGGGVTSTNAIPTVDQEHLDFGDVEVGGARIIELELSNTGQGTLKVENTLITGTGKDWFQVSPRKVTLATGGIARIEVTFQPIDVGVADATITFFSNSRDVPEKVVTVTGRGFIPAVAVTPQALDFGNVIVETLKTLSITVSNTGTDAAGVRLRPLTGQSAAQFEMTAPAGTSGEVFLLEAGNEATIDVTYSPALTGRHLAAFTIEPCDACQPVNVNLSGVGIESGLVVEPASIDFGAVNPGSTLTRPITFRNIGNRQVQITGVDPVSLTQGSAPDPAFSVESLTLPIVLDEGDVVPVGITFSPGDLNSHTGAIGWYSTDPKNPEGQVVVVGRGGGPDIELLPPSVEFGPVAMGAPLTRRVIITNVGFENLVISDIAIRGSTDFTIVSSPTDLVLPVGDVREVVVAFDPTTEASIEGELVVSSNDADELEAIAELHGTGIDLPPCSPLVTPPALNFGNVERNKRRTLEFGVTNPAGASDQCLVSVLDLTGDSDPEFSLPAGPLNGILLDPGQTQRVAVEFMAADNGSYHGTVRFYVSDPSNPEIDVALTATARAAEILIAPDDLDFGVIKVGCSTRDRQFCVYNTGSTNVTLMDLTLVESSPNTEFFFMSFPPGVGTPSGQTITPGGQACFTMSYKPVDLGDDSAAVYLDIAQFPDPFVITVTGTGATDAIQTDTFVQLDQPEADILFVIDNSCSMYEEQTALSTNFDSFIRFATQQAIDYHIAATTTDTGSSGEQGAFVPTDGSRARIVTPDLTDPEGVFRANVQLGTSGSATEKGLEAGYMALSDPKINDPTVNGGFLRPDAHLAVIFISDEHDQSGNVVDFYINFFLNIRGFRRANLFSGSAIVGPSPGGCSGAGGSASAGPEYIDVARRTGGVVESICTSDWSKALENLSLVAFGYKSRFFLNNIPVPGTVTVVVHRPDGSSYTATAWDLDTATNSVDFDPLAIPEPGDTVEVTYEVQCL comes from the coding sequence ATGCGATCGACCACCCTGCTCACCACTCCGATCGTCCTCTTCGGGCTGGCGCTCTCCCTCTCGGTCTCGGCTTGCAGCTGTGACAACGGGGGCGGCGTCACCAGCACGAACGCGATTCCCACCGTCGACCAGGAGCACCTCGACTTCGGCGACGTAGAGGTCGGCGGAGCCCGGATCATCGAGCTCGAGCTCTCCAACACCGGGCAGGGCACCCTGAAGGTCGAGAACACCCTCATCACCGGCACGGGCAAGGACTGGTTCCAGGTCTCGCCCCGCAAGGTGACCCTCGCCACCGGCGGCATCGCCCGGATCGAGGTCACCTTCCAGCCCATCGACGTCGGGGTGGCGGACGCGACGATCACCTTCTTCAGCAACTCCCGGGACGTGCCCGAGAAGGTCGTGACCGTGACCGGGCGGGGCTTCATCCCGGCGGTCGCGGTGACGCCCCAGGCCCTCGACTTCGGGAACGTCATCGTCGAGACGCTCAAGACCCTGAGCATCACCGTCTCCAACACCGGCACCGACGCCGCCGGCGTGCGCCTGCGGCCCCTGACCGGGCAGTCCGCGGCGCAGTTCGAGATGACGGCGCCGGCGGGCACCTCGGGTGAGGTCTTCCTGCTGGAGGCCGGTAACGAGGCGACCATCGACGTCACCTACTCCCCCGCGCTCACCGGGAGGCACCTCGCGGCCTTCACCATCGAGCCCTGCGACGCCTGCCAGCCGGTGAACGTGAACCTCTCCGGCGTGGGCATCGAGTCGGGCCTGGTGGTCGAGCCCGCCTCCATCGACTTCGGCGCGGTGAACCCGGGCTCCACCCTGACCCGGCCCATCACCTTCCGGAACATCGGCAACCGCCAGGTGCAGATCACCGGCGTGGACCCGGTCAGCCTCACCCAGGGCTCGGCGCCGGACCCCGCCTTCTCGGTCGAGTCCCTCACCCTGCCGATCGTCCTGGACGAGGGCGACGTCGTGCCGGTGGGCATCACCTTCTCCCCGGGCGACCTCAACAGCCACACCGGCGCCATCGGCTGGTACTCCACCGACCCCAAGAACCCCGAGGGTCAGGTGGTCGTGGTGGGCCGCGGCGGCGGCCCGGACATCGAGCTGCTGCCTCCCTCGGTGGAGTTCGGGCCGGTCGCCATGGGCGCCCCCCTCACCCGCCGGGTGATCATCACCAACGTGGGCTTCGAGAACCTGGTCATCTCCGACATCGCGATCCGCGGCTCCACCGACTTCACCATCGTCTCCTCGCCCACCGACCTCGTCCTCCCGGTCGGTGACGTGCGCGAGGTGGTGGTGGCCTTCGATCCGACCACCGAGGCCTCGATCGAAGGTGAGCTGGTCGTGTCCTCCAACGACGCGGACGAGCTCGAGGCCATCGCCGAGCTCCACGGCACCGGCATCGACCTGCCGCCCTGCAGCCCGCTGGTGACGCCGCCGGCCCTCAACTTCGGCAACGTCGAGCGCAACAAGCGGCGCACCCTGGAGTTCGGGGTGACCAACCCGGCCGGCGCCTCCGACCAGTGCCTGGTCTCGGTGCTCGATCTCACCGGCGACTCGGATCCCGAGTTCAGCCTGCCCGCCGGCCCCCTCAACGGCATCCTCCTGGATCCGGGCCAGACCCAGCGGGTGGCGGTGGAGTTCATGGCCGCCGACAACGGCAGCTACCACGGGACGGTCCGCTTCTACGTCTCCGATCCGAGCAACCCCGAGATCGACGTGGCGCTCACCGCCACCGCCCGGGCCGCCGAGATCCTCATCGCGCCGGACGACCTCGACTTCGGCGTGATCAAGGTCGGCTGCTCGACCCGCGACCGGCAGTTCTGCGTCTACAACACCGGCTCCACCAACGTGACCCTGATGGACCTCACCCTGGTCGAGTCGAGCCCCAACACCGAGTTCTTCTTCATGAGCTTCCCGCCGGGGGTGGGGACGCCCAGCGGCCAGACCATCACGCCGGGAGGCCAGGCCTGCTTCACGATGAGCTACAAGCCCGTCGATCTGGGTGACGACAGCGCCGCCGTCTACCTCGACATCGCCCAGTTCCCGGATCCCTTCGTGATCACGGTGACCGGCACCGGCGCCACCGACGCCATCCAGACCGACACCTTCGTGCAGCTGGATCAGCCCGAGGCCGACATCCTCTTCGTCATCGACAACTCCTGCTCGATGTACGAGGAGCAGACCGCGCTCTCGACGAACTTCGACTCCTTCATCCGCTTCGCGACCCAGCAGGCCATCGACTACCACATCGCCGCGACCACCACCGACACCGGCTCGTCGGGCGAGCAGGGGGCCTTCGTCCCGACGGATGGCTCCCGGGCGCGGATCGTGACCCCGGATCTGACCGACCCCGAGGGCGTCTTCCGGGCCAACGTCCAGCTCGGCACCAGCGGCAGCGCGACCGAGAAGGGGCTCGAGGCGGGGTACATGGCCCTCTCGGATCCCAAGATCAACGACCCGACGGTGAACGGCGGCTTCCTGCGCCCCGACGCCCACCTGGCGGTGATCTTCATCTCCGACGAGCACGACCAGTCGGGCAACGTGGTCGACTTCTACATCAACTTCTTCCTGAACATCCGCGGCTTCCGCCGGGCCAACCTCTTCTCGGGCTCCGCCATCGTCGGCCCCTCGCCGGGGGGCTGCAGCGGAGCGGGCGGCAGCGCCTCCGCCGGTCCGGAGTACATCGACGTCGCCCGCCGCACCGGCGGCGTGGTGGAGTCGATCTGCACCTCCGACTGGTCCAAGGCCCTGGAGAACCTCTCCCTGGTGGCCTTCGGCTACAAGAGCCGCTTCTTCCTGAACAACATCCCCGTCCCGGGCACCGTCACGGTCGTCGTCCATCGCCCCGATGGCTCGAGCTACACCGCGACGGCCTGGGACCTCGACACGGCGACCAACTCGGTCGACTTCGATCCGCTGGCGATCCCCGAGCCGGGCGACACGGTCGAGGTCACCTACGAGGTGCAGTGCCTCTGA
- a CDS encoding response regulator: MADRNPRFLESTRDLLARDGYRVQLARSLAAARRELKTFEPDIVLTGARLPGGDGYSLVQHVKEVFDPTIPCVLLFSREDRAAVTHCRKVGAENYLVRPLKRRELLTCVRSMALIRQLKGEMAAIAGRPGRAPAELREESSVREARTGFYTFAYFKEALYVEVKRARRYDYPLAVLLMSYDPPRLEEIKAAAPDQDAILDELYGGLALAVRRSLRDTDLPVSYGRQNILILMPHTSLEGAVAVGKRIRSVIKRSRIQAGGTTFTPTLSVGLSASRPSERMSFAGLIKASSAALRFALERGGNRIVY, translated from the coding sequence GTGGCGGACCGGAACCCGCGCTTTCTGGAAAGCACCCGTGATCTGCTCGCCCGGGACGGCTACCGGGTCCAGCTCGCCCGCTCGCTGGCCGCCGCCCGGCGGGAGCTGAAGACCTTCGAGCCGGACATCGTCCTCACCGGCGCCCGCCTGCCCGGCGGGGATGGGTACAGCCTGGTGCAGCACGTCAAGGAGGTCTTCGATCCGACCATCCCCTGCGTCCTGCTCTTCTCCCGTGAGGATCGCGCGGCGGTGACCCACTGCCGGAAGGTGGGCGCCGAGAACTACCTCGTCCGGCCGCTCAAGCGGCGAGAGCTCCTCACCTGCGTCCGCTCGATGGCGCTCATCCGTCAGCTCAAGGGCGAGATGGCGGCCATCGCGGGCCGCCCGGGCCGCGCCCCCGCCGAGCTGCGGGAGGAGAGCAGCGTCCGCGAGGCGCGCACCGGCTTCTACACCTTCGCCTACTTCAAGGAGGCGCTCTACGTGGAGGTGAAGCGGGCGCGCCGCTACGACTACCCCCTCGCCGTGCTCCTGATGAGCTACGACCCGCCGCGCCTCGAGGAGATCAAGGCCGCGGCGCCGGATCAGGACGCCATCCTCGACGAGCTCTACGGCGGTCTCGCCCTCGCCGTCCGGCGCTCCCTGCGAGACACCGACCTCCCGGTCTCCTACGGCCGCCAGAACATCCTGATCCTCATGCCCCACACCTCCCTCGAGGGAGCCGTCGCCGTGGGCAAGCGCATCCGCTCCGTGATCAAGCGCAGCCGGATCCAGGCCGGCGGCACCACCTTCACCCCCACCCTCTCGGTGGGGCTCTCCGCCAGCCGTCCCTCCGAGCGCATGAGCTTCGCGGGCCTGATCAAGGCCTCGAGCGCGGCGCTGCGCTTCGCCCTCGAGCGGGGCGGGAACAGGATCGTCTACTAG
- a CDS encoding divalent-cation tolerance protein CutA, with translation MSLVPGDEARVVLVTAPTPEVAAALARGLVEEGLIACANLVPGLRSIYRWQGEVCDDPEVLLVLKTEAGRLEAVEAAVRERHPYDTPELLALPVSEGSDRYLGWLSASLAGAASGEDGAQEE, from the coding sequence GTGAGCCTGGTACCGGGCGACGAGGCCCGGGTGGTCCTGGTCACGGCGCCGACGCCCGAGGTGGCCGCGGCGCTGGCCCGGGGGCTGGTGGAGGAGGGGCTCATCGCCTGCGCCAACCTCGTGCCCGGGCTGCGCTCGATCTACCGCTGGCAGGGGGAGGTCTGCGACGACCCCGAGGTCCTGCTCGTCCTGAAGACCGAGGCCGGGCGGCTCGAGGCGGTGGAGGCGGCGGTGCGCGAGCGGCACCCCTACGACACGCCGGAGCTCCTCGCGCTGCCGGTGAGCGAGGGCTCCGACCGCTACCTCGGCTGGCTCTCGGCGAGCCTCGCTGGCGCCGCCTCAGGCGAGGACGGCGCGCAGGAGGAGTGA
- a CDS encoding acyl-CoA dehydrogenase family protein: protein MFTEEHQLFRKTVRTFCEKELAPHTDEWDKAGLFPREVFQRAGELGLLGINKGEDVGGAGLDYWYTVAYAESLAYSRNAGVNMALMVQSDMATPIIDEIGSDEVKQEFLAPAIAGEKIAALGVTEPGVGSDVANLATTARKDGDDYVINGQKTFITNGTRADFITLAVRTGEEGFGGISFVVVPTDVKGYSVSRKLEKMGNLASDTAEIFFDDVRIPQRYRLGDENAGFYHIMTNFQGERLIAAITAVSGMELMIRDAIAYGFERKAFGRPIVKFQVWRHRFAELLTQVEAARQLTYYACDKFDRGEMATKEISMAKLYAGDLIQKVAYECQQFHGGYGYVMDYDIARAFRDVRLITIGGGTSEVMKEILSKLEGM from the coding sequence ATGTTCACCGAGGAGCACCAGCTCTTCCGCAAGACCGTCCGCACCTTCTGCGAGAAGGAGCTCGCCCCCCACACCGACGAGTGGGACAAGGCCGGGCTCTTCCCCCGGGAGGTCTTCCAGCGGGCCGGGGAGCTGGGCCTGCTGGGCATCAACAAGGGGGAGGACGTCGGCGGCGCGGGCCTCGACTACTGGTACACCGTCGCCTACGCCGAGTCCCTGGCCTACTCCCGCAACGCGGGCGTCAACATGGCGCTGATGGTCCAGAGCGACATGGCCACCCCGATCATCGACGAGATCGGCTCGGACGAGGTGAAGCAGGAGTTCCTCGCCCCGGCGATCGCCGGCGAGAAGATCGCCGCCCTCGGCGTGACCGAGCCGGGGGTGGGCTCGGACGTGGCCAACCTCGCCACCACCGCCAGGAAGGACGGCGACGACTACGTCATCAACGGCCAGAAGACCTTCATCACCAACGGCACCCGGGCGGACTTCATCACCCTGGCCGTCCGCACGGGAGAGGAGGGCTTCGGCGGCATCTCCTTCGTGGTCGTGCCCACCGACGTGAAGGGCTACTCGGTCTCCCGCAAGCTGGAGAAGATGGGCAACCTCGCCTCGGACACCGCCGAGATCTTCTTCGACGACGTGCGCATCCCCCAGCGCTATCGCCTCGGTGACGAGAACGCGGGCTTCTACCACATCATGACCAACTTCCAGGGGGAGCGGCTCATCGCCGCCATCACCGCGGTGTCGGGGATGGAGCTGATGATCCGCGACGCCATCGCCTACGGCTTCGAGCGCAAGGCCTTCGGCCGCCCGATCGTGAAGTTCCAGGTCTGGCGCCACCGCTTCGCCGAGCTGCTCACCCAGGTCGAGGCCGCCCGCCAGCTGACCTACTACGCCTGCGACAAGTTCGACCGGGGCGAGATGGCGACCAAGGAGATCAGCATGGCCAAGCTCTACGCTGGCGATCTGATCCAGAAGGTCGCCTACGAGTGCCAGCAGTTCCACGGGGGCTACGGCTACGTGATGGACTACGACATCGCCCGGGCCTTCCGCGACGTCCGCCTGATCACCATCGGCGGCGGCACCAGCGAGGTCATGAAGGAGATCCTCTCGAAGCTGGAGGGGATGTGA
- a CDS encoding putative Ig domain-containing protein → MKRLLTTLGLLSTLVIPALATAQPDLTVSNITSDPMIFSGRDTTVTFTITNLGTAVNPSTFEFRVYLSDNRVITLNDLQLYAGSLPSAANVPGTPTTLTVSIPSGINEGGYYLGVIVDAGSVIDEPNEVNNARRGELIQVRTPAPDLTAAEVRIPPLGAAGEAIAVTFTMENRGNEPATFEYGVYLSHNSTISPEDLLLFRGQRNLTAGTFQTRSDYVHLSPTLPEGEYYLGLVLDPDGLVHELDETNNAQASPLPLQVLRPELAVITTFVPEAVVSVPFDWRFAAIGGTGNYSFALTSGSLPPGLALDGATGDVTGTPTAAGEYRFVLEVTSGAQSAATGYTILVSEPTVSLSVLTGALPPGVLQQAYSTRLAAVGGAPPYSWTELSGRLPGGLILSQDGVLSGAPTLVGSFSLEIEVSDARGEIARVLLPLKIVDQGILTITTGFLPVGQVEQAYIAGFEVVGGEPPMTWSLVGGELPPGIALEPNVGILSGAPLGAGRYRFQVQVTDSGGLFDTNNYVIESLAQPLAIVTAELDPAQVGEEYAQNLNVLPSSGEGPFTWRIRSGEVPEGLDFDGSAGTITGTPAAGSAGTYNLLLEATDVRGAFGRRAFVLEVRDPALQQRLAMQPEDKGCSSASGEGLLALVGILALGLLRRRRRAGGLLLLAAALALPGVSRAQGNYSVSIVPETYVAVSGGTPVSFSSSDEATTTVDLPFVFSFWGVNYTQVTISTNGFVAFGGSTGSNYSNDPIPDASTPNGFVALFWDDLAAGSGQVVTAVQGSAPNRAFVIEYANWSRYGGGNTFSMKLRLYETTNVIRVSYGGMSGTSSMSASAGIENQAGTAGLEGLMCTPACTASAWPTNMSIIYSRDPDIATLSATAPTTVFGSVPAQIDAEIANLGGKAAGPFVVGALLSNDTTLDAADRILSGQADVNGLATGEVRHISFLAQLPADLQPNVTYYLFVVANLTSTVQEGGLTNNTYGPLEIRSGPPTANLRVSPPTASQGTAAPGTALQVTLRIENTGNLDAASDFAVVLSGNSVISTEDLALASGTLSLAPQEVDQRTISVTLPSTLAQGVYYLGLIADTQNTLDEPDEADNAAASLATLGVVSNSMIVLTQTLPEGRVGRAYEVWLEAAGGNGTITWSLAGGSLPPGIALTGAGRLTGTPTTAGDYEIRFLAKSGAQAALVTLHLMVQEQSLPLTVVTQALPDGIFGSEYSVRLTAVGGTPPLTWALSSGTLPPGMAVLPDGILGGLSGSEGDFSFGVAVTDGDGASASRDLDLHVAQPGNLVVVTAELPRARLAEAYEASLLAAGGTPPYKWALDGPGRLPEGLTLDTDGRLWGTPTEVGVFDITVQVRDDRARFDTNTLSLTVGADQGITILTGLLPSATYEIEYQAHLTATGGQTPYTWSITGGELPAGLDLEEDGRIVGTPIGDGQETLSAFIVEAVDAAGRRDLAGLSIRVANGPVVQPRGGCDSGRGGSSSAPFLAFLLVGVAALFGRGRFGR, encoded by the coding sequence ATGAAGCGCCTGCTGACGACTCTCGGCCTGCTCTCGACCCTGGTGATCCCCGCGCTGGCCACCGCCCAGCCGGACCTCACGGTGAGCAACATCACCTCGGATCCCATGATCTTCTCGGGCCGGGACACGACGGTCACCTTCACCATCACGAACCTCGGGACGGCGGTGAACCCCTCGACCTTCGAGTTCCGGGTCTACCTCTCGGACAACCGGGTGATCACCCTCAACGATCTCCAGCTCTACGCCGGCTCGCTGCCCAGCGCGGCGAACGTGCCGGGGACGCCGACGACGCTCACCGTCTCGATCCCCAGCGGGATCAACGAGGGGGGCTACTACCTGGGCGTGATCGTGGACGCCGGGAGCGTCATCGACGAGCCCAACGAGGTGAACAACGCCCGGAGGGGCGAGCTGATCCAGGTGCGTACGCCCGCCCCGGATCTCACCGCGGCCGAGGTCCGGATCCCTCCCCTGGGGGCCGCCGGCGAGGCCATCGCCGTGACCTTCACCATGGAGAACCGGGGCAACGAGCCGGCCACCTTCGAGTACGGGGTTTACCTCTCCCACAACTCGACGATCTCCCCGGAGGACCTGCTGCTCTTCCGCGGTCAGCGGAACCTCACCGCGGGCACCTTCCAGACCCGCTCCGACTACGTCCACCTGAGCCCCACGCTGCCCGAGGGCGAGTACTACCTGGGGCTCGTGCTGGATCCCGACGGGCTGGTGCACGAGCTCGATGAGACCAACAACGCCCAGGCCAGCCCGCTGCCGCTGCAGGTGCTGCGGCCCGAGCTCGCCGTCATCACCACCTTCGTCCCCGAGGCCGTCGTCAGCGTGCCCTTCGACTGGCGCTTCGCGGCCATCGGCGGCACCGGCAACTACTCCTTCGCGCTGACCAGCGGCAGCCTGCCGCCCGGCCTGGCCCTCGACGGCGCCACCGGTGACGTGACGGGGACCCCGACGGCGGCGGGGGAGTACCGCTTCGTCCTCGAGGTGACCTCCGGGGCCCAGTCGGCGGCCACCGGCTACACGATCCTGGTCTCGGAGCCCACCGTCTCCCTGAGCGTGCTGACCGGCGCCCTGCCGCCGGGCGTGCTCCAGCAGGCCTACTCCACCCGCCTGGCGGCCGTGGGCGGTGCGCCTCCCTACAGCTGGACGGAGCTCTCCGGGCGCCTCCCTGGCGGCCTGATCCTCTCCCAGGACGGCGTGCTCTCCGGCGCGCCCACCCTGGTGGGCAGCTTCTCCCTCGAGATCGAGGTCAGCGACGCCCGGGGCGAGATCGCCCGGGTCCTCCTGCCCCTGAAGATCGTGGATCAGGGGATCCTCACCATCACCACCGGCTTCCTGCCGGTGGGCCAGGTGGAGCAGGCCTACATCGCGGGCTTCGAGGTCGTCGGGGGTGAGCCGCCGATGACCTGGTCCCTCGTGGGCGGCGAGCTGCCCCCGGGGATCGCCCTCGAGCCCAACGTCGGCATCCTCTCCGGGGCCCCGCTGGGCGCCGGCCGCTATCGCTTCCAGGTGCAGGTCACCGACTCCGGCGGCCTCTTCGACACCAACAACTACGTCATCGAGTCGCTCGCCCAGCCCCTCGCCATCGTCACCGCCGAGCTCGATCCGGCCCAGGTTGGCGAGGAGTACGCCCAGAACCTCAACGTCCTCCCGAGCTCCGGCGAGGGCCCCTTCACCTGGCGGATCCGCTCCGGCGAGGTGCCCGAGGGCCTCGACTTCGACGGAAGCGCGGGCACCATCACCGGCACCCCGGCCGCGGGCTCGGCGGGGACCTATAACCTGCTGCTCGAGGCGACCGATGTCCGGGGCGCCTTCGGCCGCCGGGCCTTCGTGCTCGAGGTCCGCGACCCCGCGCTCCAGCAGCGGCTCGCCATGCAGCCCGAGGACAAGGGCTGCTCCAGCGCCTCGGGCGAGGGGCTCCTCGCGCTCGTCGGGATCCTCGCCCTGGGTCTCCTCCGGCGGCGGCGCCGCGCCGGCGGGCTCCTCCTGCTGGCGGCGGCCCTCGCGCTGCCGGGCGTCAGCCGCGCCCAGGGCAACTACTCGGTCTCCATCGTCCCCGAGACCTACGTGGCGGTGAGCGGCGGGACGCCGGTCTCCTTCAGCTCCTCGGACGAGGCCACCACGACCGTGGATCTGCCCTTCGTCTTCAGCTTCTGGGGCGTGAACTACACCCAGGTCACGATCAGCACCAACGGCTTCGTGGCCTTCGGGGGCAGCACCGGCTCGAACTACAGCAACGACCCGATCCCGGACGCCAGCACCCCCAACGGCTTCGTCGCGCTCTTCTGGGACGACCTCGCGGCCGGCTCGGGACAGGTGGTCACGGCCGTGCAGGGCAGCGCGCCGAACCGGGCCTTCGTCATCGAGTACGCGAACTGGAGCCGCTACGGGGGTGGGAACACCTTCTCGATGAAGCTGCGGCTCTACGAGACGACGAACGTCATCCGGGTGAGCTACGGCGGGATGAGCGGCACGAGCTCGATGAGCGCCTCGGCCGGCATCGAGAACCAGGCCGGCACGGCGGGGCTCGAGGGCCTGATGTGCACCCCGGCGTGCACCGCCAGCGCCTGGCCCACCAACATGTCCATCATCTACTCCCGGGATCCCGACATCGCGACCCTCTCGGCCACGGCGCCGACCACGGTCTTCGGCTCGGTGCCGGCCCAGATCGACGCCGAGATCGCCAACCTGGGCGGAAAGGCCGCCGGACCCTTCGTGGTCGGGGCGCTGCTCTCGAACGACACCACCCTCGACGCGGCCGACCGCATCCTGAGCGGCCAGGCCGACGTCAACGGGCTCGCGACCGGCGAGGTGAGGCACATCTCCTTCCTGGCCCAGCTGCCGGCCGATCTGCAGCCCAACGTCACCTACTACCTCTTCGTGGTCGCGAACCTCACCTCCACGGTCCAGGAGGGCGGGCTGACGAACAACACCTACGGCCCCCTCGAGATCCGCTCCGGGCCGCCGACCGCGAACCTGCGGGTTTCGCCGCCCACCGCGAGCCAGGGAACGGCGGCGCCGGGGACCGCCCTGCAGGTCACGCTTCGGATCGAGAACACCGGCAACCTCGACGCTGCCTCCGACTTCGCGGTCGTGCTCTCCGGCAACTCGGTGATCAGCACCGAGGACCTCGCCCTCGCCTCGGGGACCCTCTCGCTGGCGCCGCAGGAGGTCGATCAGCGGACGATCTCGGTGACCCTGCCCTCGACCCTCGCCCAGGGGGTCTACTACCTCGGCCTGATCGCCGACACCCAGAACACCCTCGACGAACCCGACGAGGCGGACAACGCCGCGGCGAGCCTGGCCACCCTGGGGGTGGTGAGCAACTCGATGATCGTGCTGACCCAGACCCTGCCCGAGGGCAGGGTGGGGCGGGCCTACGAGGTCTGGCTCGAGGCCGCCGGCGGCAACGGCACCATCACCTGGAGCCTGGCGGGCGGCAGCCTGCCCCCCGGCATCGCCCTCACCGGCGCCGGCCGGCTCACGGGCACCCCGACCACCGCCGGGGACTACGAGATCCGCTTCCTCGCCAAGAGCGGCGCCCAGGCCGCGCTGGTGACCCTCCACCTGATGGTGCAGGAGCAGTCCCTGCCCCTGACGGTGGTCACCCAGGCCCTCCCGGACGGCATCTTCGGCTCCGAGTACTCCGTGCGCCTCACCGCGGTCGGCGGGACGCCGCCCCTGACCTGGGCCCTCTCCTCCGGCACGCTGCCGCCGGGGATGGCCGTCCTGCCCGACGGGATCCTCGGCGGGCTCTCGGGGAGCGAGGGCGACTTCTCCTTCGGGGTGGCGGTGACCGACGGCGACGGCGCGTCGGCCAGCCGCGACCTCGACCTCCACGTCGCCCAGCCCGGCAACCTGGTGGTGGTCACCGCCGAGCTGCCCCGGGCCCGTCTGGCCGAGGCCTACGAGGCCTCCCTCCTGGCGGCCGGCGGTACGCCTCCCTACAAGTGGGCGCTCGACGGCCCCGGGCGGCTGCCGGAGGGGCTCACCCTCGACACCGACGGCCGCCTCTGGGGGACGCCCACCGAGGTCGGCGTCTTCGACATCACGGTGCAGGTGCGGGACGATCGCGCTCGCTTCGACACCAACACCCTCTCCCTGACCGTGGGCGCGGACCAGGGGATCACCATCCTCACCGGCCTGCTCCCCTCGGCGACCTACGAGATCGAGTACCAGGCCCACCTCACGGCCACCGGCGGGCAGACCCCCTACACCTGGTCGATCACCGGCGGCGAGCTGCCTGCCGGTCTCGATCTGGAGGAGGACGGCCGGATCGTGGGCACCCCCATCGGCGACGGCCAGGAGACCCTCTCGGCCTTCATCGTCGAGGCGGTGGACGCGGCCGGCCGCCGGGACCTGGCCGGGCTCTCCATCCGGGTCGCCAACGGCCCGGTGGTGCAGCCGCGAGGCGGATGCGATAGCGGGCGCGGCGGCTCCTCGTCGGCGCCCTTCCTGGCCTTCCTCCTGGTGGGGGTGGCCGCGCTCTTCGGGCGTGGGCGGTTCGGACGATGA
- a CDS encoding GGDEF domain-containing protein, protein MSNDRQEKEPPAAAPVSLIVEPNRGALGRSIEALEEAGLTARGCAEIEEAVALLEAHGEDAIEVVVLSVTEGFEAEQVSLALETLPEPRPALLTIFPKGSDVVEMESEAERLGAQGALARPVPLRALGLTAWALAQMVAAHRERQAAGKAAASLEEAAAPVDPRTHLYRFEHFKPLLAAELKRARRYGIPFTLLRVAFDSLAEVELAHGAEMVETLEGGLRLAVSRALRDQDIAVDLGPGHILAVLPHTGHRGARSAAERIRRRVAKTRLTLIEGSAGTTASIGIAVYRGKGDVSFAQMIREATDAVAIAQDAGGNRAAEVPLTRRK, encoded by the coding sequence ATGAGCAACGACCGCCAGGAGAAGGAGCCGCCGGCCGCCGCACCGGTGTCATTGATCGTCGAGCCCAACCGGGGGGCGCTGGGCCGGAGCATCGAGGCCCTCGAGGAGGCGGGGCTGACGGCGAGGGGCTGCGCCGAGATCGAGGAGGCCGTCGCCCTCCTCGAGGCGCACGGCGAGGACGCGATCGAGGTCGTGGTCCTCTCCGTCACCGAGGGCTTCGAGGCCGAGCAGGTCTCCCTCGCCCTCGAGACCCTGCCCGAGCCCCGCCCGGCCCTCCTCACGATCTTCCCGAAGGGCTCGGACGTGGTCGAGATGGAGAGCGAGGCCGAGCGCCTCGGCGCCCAGGGGGCCCTCGCCCGGCCGGTGCCCCTGCGCGCCCTCGGGCTGACCGCCTGGGCGCTGGCGCAGATGGTGGCGGCCCACCGGGAGCGGCAGGCCGCCGGCAAGGCCGCCGCCAGCCTGGAGGAGGCCGCCGCGCCGGTCGATCCGCGCACCCACCTCTACCGCTTCGAGCACTTCAAGCCGCTGCTGGCGGCCGAGCTCAAGCGCGCCCGACGCTACGGGATCCCCTTCACCCTCCTGCGCGTCGCCTTCGACTCCCTGGCCGAGGTGGAGCTGGCCCACGGTGCCGAGATGGTCGAGACCCTGGAGGGCGGCCTGCGGCTGGCGGTCTCCCGGGCGCTCCGCGATCAGGACATCGCCGTCGATCTCGGGCCCGGACACATCCTGGCGGTCCTGCCTCACACCGGCCACCGGGGCGCCCGCTCCGCGGCCGAGCGCATCCGGCGGCGAGTCGCCAAGACCCGCCTCACCCTCATCGAGGGCAGCGCCGGCACCACCGCCAGCATCGGCATCGCGGTCTACCGGGGGAAGGGTGACGTCTCCTTCGCCCAGATGATCCGGGAGGCCACCGACGCAGTCGCCATCGCCCAGGACGCCGGCGGCAACCGGGCCGCCGAGGTCCCGCTCACCCGGAGGAAGTAG